The following are encoded together in the Malaya genurostris strain Urasoe2022 chromosome 3, Malgen_1.1, whole genome shotgun sequence genome:
- the LOC131435130 gene encoding dynein regulatory complex protein 11 — translation MSNRTFNLLWTSSQKDLEKLAVNDFEYQAIEAQHDRTEVQGQVFELYLRYIVISNRLEEIYDQMVQPQKRILIRKLLDNCLGRVLELKHDLVIIDMMEFSYNDAIVDKLGLTPLSMEINVPKYFRREKEAMLNERRKFVDDILRRIGALDEEVIEEELSELDSIKIIQTHERARQGRLRAQFMKELKLLKEKGKPDSSRDKSTTGLNAAMKIQKVWRGYATRRQTRRRKMEEMVLIGMIPPQVNTTRTTKDELEERKLSRYIQQKEFQEEYEQSLIRVKDEIYCKQGAAMKEDIADEIRTWFKEYQKRTGRLPDFPSEEAGGSRHLLSRQATESEMSRSSVMSSRESKLKSAKDAKVQQKRPGEVSLEEGLDRAFKPMQSAFLPEIKTAIDEYTEIWKGKDESHNLRQTYYDDMIFEEKYTDVETELRRIVDDIMRQELDLLQIALDRDRAQKGKKTKKGSKKARRSGKKGKKKREKDLTPDRTTESLFEELLTNGIIKKFPDTPINSFVGDLSYAARSALNPSPGDVRHLIKQYCILPLGSETIRNFGPCIKSLLIAGPKGSGKTSLVHAICTETGSVLFDISPANVAGKYPGKSGLLMLMHLISKVSRLLQPSVIYFGDAEKPFVKKVPKTDRTDPKRLKKDLPKLVKNINPEDRIMLIGTSNCPWEGDMKLMVQTYQRFIYIPRPDYGALSFAWKEMLSHYSGVPRQFDTGAMAKISDGYTVGSVAKCIREVITCKRMLQLRTKPLTHLELINALSALEPVYKEEEEAFMYWWCKTPLGRRRSKQMEMEHEARMEIENVNKQKKK, via the coding sequence ATGTCCAACCGTACGTTTAATCTACTGTGGACCAGTTCCCAGAAGGACCTGGAAAAACTTGCGGTCAACGATTTTGAGTACCAGGCCATCGAGGCGCAGCACGATCGTACCGAAGTCCAAGGCCAGGTTTTTGAGTTGTACCTCCGATATATTGTGATCTCCAATCGACTGGAAGAAATTTATGATCAAATGGTGCAACCACAGAAGCGTATTCTGATTCGTAAACTCTTGGATAATTGTCTTGGACGAGTGCTTGAATTAAAGCATGATTTAGTGATAAtcgatatgatggaatttagtTACAATGATGCGATTGTGGACAAGTTGGGACTGACTCCCTTGAGTATGGAGATCAATGTACCGAAGTATTTCCGGAGAGAAAAAGAAGCAATGCTTAACGAGAGAAGAAAGTTTGTGGATGATATACTGCGAAGAATTGGAGCATTGGATGAGGAAGTTATTGAAGAGGAATTGTCCGAGTTGGACTCAATCAAGATTATTCAGACACATGAACGAGCTCGACAGGGTCGATTGAGGGCTCAGTTCATGAAAGAGTTGAAGCTTTTGAAGGAAAAGGGTAAACCAGACAGCAGCCGAGACAAATCCACTACGGGGTTGAATGCGGCCATGAAAATTCAAAAGGTTTGGAGAGGTTATGCGACTAGAAGACAAACCAGACGTAGAAAGATGGAGGAAATGGTCCTGATCGGAATGATACCGCCCCAGGTCAATACAACGCGCACAACGAAGGACGAGCTGGAAGAAAGAAAACTGTCACGATATATTCAACAGAAAGAGTTTCAAGAGGAATATGAACAATCGCTGATTCgtgtgaaggacgaaatttactgCAAGCAGGGGGCTGCAATGAAAGAGGACATCGCAGATGAGATTCGTACGTGGTTTAAAGAGTATCAAAAGCGTACCGGGCGCTTGCCAGATTTCCCTTCGGAAGAAGCCGGTGGATCCCGCCATCTGTTGAGTCGGCAGGCCACAGAAAGTGAGATGAGCCGGTCATCCGTGATGTCCTCACGCGAGAGTAAATTAAAGTCCGCCAAAGATGCGAAAGTACAGCAAAAAAGACCTGGGGAGGTTTCGCTCGAGGAAGGATTGGATAGAGCATTTAAACCGATGCAATCCGCATTTCTTCCTGAGATAAAAACTGCCATTGATGAGTACACTGAAATCTGGAAAGGTAAAGACGAGTCGCATAACTTAAGACAGACCTATTACGATGACATGATCTTCGAGGAAAAATATACGGATGTCGAGACCGAACTGCGACGAATTGTGGATGACATAATGAGACAGGAGCTGGATCTCCTGCAGATTGCACTGGATAGAGATAGAGCCCAGAAGGGAAAGAAAACTAAGAAGGGCAGTAAGAAGGCACGTCGAAGTGGCAAGAAGGGTAAGAAGAAACGAGAGAAAGATTTGACCCCAGATCGCACCACGGAGTCTCTGTTTGAGGAGTTGCTTACGAACGGTATAATTAAAAAGTTTCCTGACACACCCATTAACTCCTTCGTGGGGGATTTAAGTTACGCTGCTAGAAGCGCATTGAATCCTTCACCAGGAGATGTTCGTCATCTCATCAAACAATACTGCATCCTTCCACTGGGTTCTGAGACTATCCGCAATTTCGGGCCGTGTATTAAGTCGCTGTTGATAGCCGGTCCGAAGGGTTCGGGAAAAACATCTCTAGTTCATGCAATCTGTACGGAGACAGGTTCGGTTTTGTTCGATATCAGTCCAGCTAATGTTGCTGGGAAATATCCTGGAAAGTCGGGACTACTTATGTTGATGCATCTGATATCGAAGGTTTCAAGACTCCTGCAGCCATCAGTGATTTATTTCGGGGACGCCGAAAAACCTTTTGTAAAGAAGGTACCCAAAACGGACCGTACTGACCCCAAACGGTTGAAGAAAGATCTACCCAAACTGGTAAAAAACATCAATCCAGAAGACCGTATCATGCTGATTGGAACGTCTAATTGTCCATGGGAAGGTGACATGAAGTTGATGGTCCAAACATATCAGCGCTTCATTTATATACCACGACCGGACTACGGAGCTCTTTCGTTTGCCTGGAAGGAAATGTTGAGCCATTACAGCGGCGTTCCCCGTCAGTTCGATACTGGTGCGATGGCCAAAATTTCCGATGGTTACACAGTCGGCTCCGTTGCGAAGTGCATCCGGGAGGTAATCACGTGTAAACGGATGTTACAGCTTAGAACTAAGCCCCTGACTCACTTGGAGCTAATCAATGCGTTGAG